One window from the genome of Pseudoliparis swirei isolate HS2019 ecotype Mariana Trench chromosome 24, NWPU_hadal_v1, whole genome shotgun sequence encodes:
- the LOC130190248 gene encoding dynein axonemal light chain 4: MAGTGEKKEEADYKRLHSFPLIRHTDMAEEMRVETMELCVTACEKFATNNESAAKMIKESMDKKFGSSWHVVIGEGFGFEVTHEVKNLLYMFFGGGLAVCVWKCS; this comes from the exons ATGGCTGGAaccggagagaagaaggaggaggccgACTACAAGAGGCTGCACAGCTTCCCTCTCATCCGG CACACCGACATGGCGGAGGAGATGAGGGTGGAGACCATGGAGCTCTGCGTGACGGCCTGCGAGAAGTTCGCCACCAACAATGAA AGCGCGGCCAAGATGATCAAAGAGTCCATGGACAAGAAGTTCGGCAGCTCGTGGCACGTGGTGATCGGGGAGGGCTTCGGCTTCGAGGTGACGCACGAGGTGAAGAACCTACTCTACATGTTCTTCGGAGGCGGCCTGGCCGTGTGCGTGTGGAAGTGttcgtag